Proteins encoded in a region of the Triticum dicoccoides isolate Atlit2015 ecotype Zavitan chromosome 3A, WEW_v2.0, whole genome shotgun sequence genome:
- the LOC119268191 gene encoding ras-related protein RIC1, whose amino-acid sequence MNPEYDYLFKLLLIGDSGVGKSCLLLRFADDSYLESYISTIGVDFKIRTVEQDGKTIKLQIWDTAGQERFRTITSSYYRGAHGIIVVYDVTDQESFNNVKQWLNEIDRYASENVNKLLVGNKCDLAESRVVSYEAGKALADEIGIPFLETSAKDATNVEKAFMTMAAEIKNRMASQPAGNASKPATVQMRGQPVAQQNGCCSS is encoded by the exons ATGAATCCCGAATA TGACTACCTCTTCAAGCTGCTGCTCATTGGGGACTCGGGCGTGGGGAAGTCTTGCCTGCTGCTGAGGTTTGCG GATGATTCATATCTGGAGAGCTATATCAGTACTATTGGTGTCGACTTC AAAATCCGCACCGTTGAGCAAGATGGAAAGACGATAAAGCTGCAAATT TGGGATACTGCTGGACAAGAGCGATTTAGGACCATCACAAGCAGCTACTACCGTGGTGCCCACGGCATCATT GTTGTGTATGATGTGACTGACCAGGAGAGCTTCAACAACGTCAAACAGTGGCTTAATGAAATTGACAGGTATGCTAGTGAAAATGTGAACAAGCTTTTGGTGGGGAACAAGTGCGATCTAGCTGAGAGCAGAGTGGTTTCTTACGAGGCTGGCAAG GCCCTTGCCGATGAGATTGGAATACCATTCCTGGAAACCAGTGCCAAGGATGCAACAAATGTGGAGAAGGCATTTATGACCATGGCTGCAGAGATAAAGAACAG GATGGCAAGCCAACCGGCTGGAAATGCCAGCAAGCCTGCCACTGTGCAAATGCGGGGTCAGCCTGTTGCCCAGCAAAACGGATGCTGCTCGTCTTGA